A genomic window from Daphnia magna isolate NIES linkage group LG9, ASM2063170v1.1, whole genome shotgun sequence includes:
- the LOC116931126 gene encoding LOW QUALITY PROTEIN: chlorophyllase-2 (The sequence of the model RefSeq protein was modified relative to this genomic sequence to represent the inferred CDS: deleted 1 base in 1 codon), translating into MSSDSLENFIQQNDQLHRLMDPFVPGDLLVNHTAYRQVLNLFLDTNIDVYAPNATGNFPVLYFATGFGAIIPAEAHTILLSSIASHGVVVVAVWKLGSPEDSFNPEWFEATVDFVENRLENSLHNQEGYVSDFHVDYLHSFISGHSGGSHVAVSQLQTNCLHYQGLILLDAVDGNNPIPENITMYVITPGQKVNFTIPTLQIVTGLDPVVGPYGLACAPEELSGRRFFDAMTGPTWYVNATAYGHADLMDPIYVELNEVTQFCPSDPNVPKEEYIQFLTGEIISFMNGVLEPVGNCALFDYLETSGLVGINTENDYVSNGWDRCTPLQCVLTPSSYSFFSSFL; encoded by the exons ATGTCATCGGATAGCTTGG AGAATTTCATCCAGCAAAATGACCAATTGCACCGGCTAATGGACCCTTTCGTTCCAGGAGATTTACTTGTTAACCACACGGCATACCGTCAAGTACTAAATCTCTTCCTGGACACCAACATCGACGTCTACGCTCCAAACGCTACGGGGAACTTTCCAGTCCTCTATTTCGCGACGGGATTCGGAG CTATTATTCCCGCTGAGGCGCACACCATTCTATTGTCTTCGATCGCCAGTCACGGAGTTGTTGTAGTCGCAGTTTGGAAACTTGGAAGTCCAGAGGATTCCTTCAATCCGGAATGGTTCGAAGCAACTGTT GATTTTGTGGAAAATCGATTGGAAAATAGCCTTCACAATCAGGAAG GttatgtttcggattttcACGTTGATTATCTTCATTCGTTCATCAGCGGCCATTCAGGTGGCTCCCATGTCGCTGTGTCGCAATTGCAG ACAAATTGTCTGCATTACCAAGGCCTGATCTTgcttgatgctgttgacggaAATAATCCCATCCCGGAAAACATAACAATGTACGTGATAACACCCGGCCAAAAGGTCAATTTCACTATTCCTACTCTACAAATCGTCACCGGATTGGATCCAGTTGTCG GCCCTTATGGTTTAGCCTGTGCTCCGGAAGAACTCAGTGGCCGGCGATTTTTCGATGCCATGACCGGACCCACTTGGTATGTTAACGCAACTGCTTACGGTCATGCTGATTTGATGGATCCAATTTACGTCGAACTAAACGAG GTTACTCAGTTTTGCCCGAGTGATCCTAACGTTCCCAAAGAGGAATATATTCAATTTCTCACCGGGGAAATCATTTCTTTCATGAACGGAGTGCTGGAACCTGTTGGCAACTGTGCCTTGTTTGATTACTTAGAGACAAGTGGACTTGTCGGCATTAATACCGAAAACGATTACGTCTCGAACGGATGGGATAGGTGCACGCCACTCCAGTGTGTCCTGACTCCCAGTTcctattcttttttctcatcCTTCCTATAA
- the LOC116931128 gene encoding chlorophyllase-2 isoform X2 gives MSHTGNIPYLSVIAKNIPDEDDDLGRLVDPFGEGEFAINHTAYRQALNLFLDTNIDVYAPNATGNFPVIYFITGLGGIVPAEAHTLLLTQMASHGFVVVSVWKLGSPEDSFDPAWFEAAVEFVETRLENSLKKQEGYVSDFHVDYLHSFLSGHSAGTHVAITQFQKNCLNYQGLILIDAVDGNNPIPENVTITVITPGQKVNFTVPTLQIVTGLDPVASVYGLACAPEELSGKRFFDAMTGPTWYVNATAYGHIDLMDPGYTDLNDALKFCPSDPDTPKYDYIQFLVGEIVSFVNGVLDPVGNCALFDNLETTGLVGVNTENEFASNGWQRCSPLQCVLTPSSSPFFSFW, from the exons ATGTCACACACAGGGAACATCCCGTACTTAT CAGTCATAGCAAAGAATATTCCTGACGAGGATGATGACCTGGGCCGGCTCGTAGATCCTTTTGGTGAAGGAGAATTCGCCATCAATCACACGGCTTATCGCCAAGCATTGAATCTCTTCCTAGACACCAACATTGACGTTTACGCCCCAAATGCAACAGGAAACTTCCCCGTTATTTATTTCATCACGGGACTTGGAG GTATTGTGCCCGCCGAAGCCCATACGCTTCTTTTGACACAGATGGCCAGCCATGGATTCGTTGTGGTGTCCGTTTGGAAATTAGGAAGCCCTGAAGATTCTTTCGATCCTGCCTGGTTTGAAGCGGCCGTAGAGTTTGTGGAGACCCGATTGGAAAATAGTCTTAAAAAACAGGAGG GTTACGTTTCTGATTTCCACGTTGATTATTTGCATTCGTTCCTCAGTGGCCACTCTGCTGGCACTCATGTAGCCATCACTCAATTCCAG AAAAACTGTTTGAATTACCAAGGCCTGATCTTGATTGACGCTGTTGATGGCAACAACCCCATTCCAGAAAACGTTACCATCACCGTAATCACCCCCGGCCAAAAAGTCAATTTTACCGTTCCGACTTTGCAAATTGTCACGGGACTAGACCCCGTTGCAA GTGTGTATGGATTAGCCTGCGCTCCAGAAGAACTCAGTGGTAAACGATTTTTCGACGCCATGACGGGTCCAACTTGGTACGTCAATGCAACTGCCTATGGTCATATTGATTTGATGGATCCTGGCTACACCGATCTCAATGAT GCACTGAAATTCTGTCCGAGCGATCCGGACACTCCCAAGTATGATTACATTCAATTCCTAGTTGGAGAAATAGTTTCCTTCGTCAACGGTGTCCTGGATCCTGTCGGCAACTGTGCATTATTCGACAATTTGGAAACAACTGGACTTGTTGGCGTCAACACGGAGAATGAATTCGCTTCCAACGGATGGCAGAGATGTTCGCCACTCCAATGTGTCCTTACGCCCAGTTCCtctccatttttttcattctggTAA
- the LOC116931128 gene encoding chlorophyllase-2 isoform X1 encodes METIRNFLVLLLVTAVIAKNIPDEDDDLGRLVDPFGEGEFAINHTAYRQALNLFLDTNIDVYAPNATGNFPVIYFITGLGGIVPAEAHTLLLTQMASHGFVVVSVWKLGSPEDSFDPAWFEAAVEFVETRLENSLKKQEGYVSDFHVDYLHSFLSGHSAGTHVAITQFQKNCLNYQGLILIDAVDGNNPIPENVTITVITPGQKVNFTVPTLQIVTGLDPVASVYGLACAPEELSGKRFFDAMTGPTWYVNATAYGHIDLMDPGYTDLNDALKFCPSDPDTPKYDYIQFLVGEIVSFVNGVLDPVGNCALFDNLETTGLVGVNTENEFASNGWQRCSPLQCVLTPSSSPFFSFW; translated from the exons ATGGAGACGATACGAAATTTTCTCGTTCTGTTGCTCGTTACAGCAGTCATAGCAAAGAATATTCCTGACGAGGATGATGACCTGGGCCGGCTCGTAGATCCTTTTGGTGAAGGAGAATTCGCCATCAATCACACGGCTTATCGCCAAGCATTGAATCTCTTCCTAGACACCAACATTGACGTTTACGCCCCAAATGCAACAGGAAACTTCCCCGTTATTTATTTCATCACGGGACTTGGAG GTATTGTGCCCGCCGAAGCCCATACGCTTCTTTTGACACAGATGGCCAGCCATGGATTCGTTGTGGTGTCCGTTTGGAAATTAGGAAGCCCTGAAGATTCTTTCGATCCTGCCTGGTTTGAAGCGGCCGTAGAGTTTGTGGAGACCCGATTGGAAAATAGTCTTAAAAAACAGGAGG GTTACGTTTCTGATTTCCACGTTGATTATTTGCATTCGTTCCTCAGTGGCCACTCTGCTGGCACTCATGTAGCCATCACTCAATTCCAG AAAAACTGTTTGAATTACCAAGGCCTGATCTTGATTGACGCTGTTGATGGCAACAACCCCATTCCAGAAAACGTTACCATCACCGTAATCACCCCCGGCCAAAAAGTCAATTTTACCGTTCCGACTTTGCAAATTGTCACGGGACTAGACCCCGTTGCAA GTGTGTATGGATTAGCCTGCGCTCCAGAAGAACTCAGTGGTAAACGATTTTTCGACGCCATGACGGGTCCAACTTGGTACGTCAATGCAACTGCCTATGGTCATATTGATTTGATGGATCCTGGCTACACCGATCTCAATGAT GCACTGAAATTCTGTCCGAGCGATCCGGACACTCCCAAGTATGATTACATTCAATTCCTAGTTGGAGAAATAGTTTCCTTCGTCAACGGTGTCCTGGATCCTGTCGGCAACTGTGCATTATTCGACAATTTGGAAACAACTGGACTTGTTGGCGTCAACACGGAGAATGAATTCGCTTCCAACGGATGGCAGAGATGTTCGCCACTCCAATGTGTCCTTACGCCCAGTTCCtctccatttttttcattctggTAA
- the LOC116931180 gene encoding LOW QUALITY PROTEIN: adhesive plaque matrix protein (The sequence of the model RefSeq protein was modified relative to this genomic sequence to represent the inferred CDS: deleted 1 base in 1 codon), which translates to MQVFIIVAFMAVVSCQNPYYQQTYNPYPEYKPEYKPEYKPEYKPEYMPDYKPDYKPDYKPDYKPEYKPEYKPEYNPEYKPEYKPEYKPEYKPEYKPEYKPEYKPEYKPDYPTPSYKPDYPAYKPEYPAPAYKPNYPAQTYKPAYPEYNKPAYHEPTYQAPSHKPSYTEPAYKPEYKPSYPEYKPYSPPKYPSYTPTYSVKY; encoded by the exons ATGCAG GTCTTTATCATTGTTGCTTTCATGGCCGTGGTTTCATGCCAAAATCCCTATTACCAGCAAACCTACAATCCCTACCCGGAatacaagccggaatacaagccggaatacaagccggaatacaagccggaatacatGCCAGACTACAAGCCAGACTACAAGCCAGACTACAAGCCG GactacaagccggaatacaagccggaatacaaacCGGAATACAATCCAGAatacaagccggaatacaaacCGGAATACAAACCGGAatacaagccggaatacaaacCGGAATACAAGCCCGAATACAAGCCCGAATACAAGCCGGATTACCCAACTCCTTCGTACAAGCCAGACTATCCTGCCTACAAGCCAGAATACCCAGCCCCTGCCTACAAACCGAATTATCCAGCACAGACATACAAACCTGCATACCCTGAATACAACAAACCAGCTTATCATGAGCCAACTTACCAAGCCCCATCCCACAAACCATCCTACACCGAACCAGCGTATAAACCCGAATACAAACCTTCATATCCTGAATACAAACCCTATTCCCCGCCCAAGTATCCTTCGTACACTCCCACATACTCAGTCAAATAttaa